In Roseicyclus marinus, the genomic window GCAGGGTGACGCCCGCCGTCCACGGCCCCTTGGTCACGGGCAGGACCGTGCCGATCTGGTCCAGCGCGCTTTCGGCAAGGCGGCGATAGGTCGTGATCTTGCCGCCAAAGATGTTGAGCACGGGCGCACCGCCCGAGCGGTCGATCTTGAGCGTGTAATCGCGCGTCGCGGCTGTCGCCGAACTGGCCCCGTCGTCGTAGAGCGGGCGCACCCCGGAATAGGACCAGACCACATCCGCAGGCGTCACGGGGCGTTTGAAATACTGGCTTGCGAAATCGCACAGGTAATCGCGTTCGGCCTCGGTGCAGACGGGGGCGCGGTTGGGATCGTCATGTTCGGCATCGGTCGTGCCGATCAGGGTGAAATCCTGCTCATAGGGGATGGCAAAGATGATCCGCCCATCGGTTCCCTGAAAGAAATAGCACTTGTCGTGATCGTAAAGCCTGGCCGTCACGATATGGCTGCCGCGCACCAAGCGCACGCTTTCGCGGCTGTTCAGGCGCAGCTTGCCGTGGATCACCTCGCCCGCCCAGGGCCCTGCGGCATTGACCAGCATGCGGGCGCGCAGGATGTTCCGTTTGTCACCACTTGCGATCGTGACCGACCAGATCCCGTCCTCCACCACGGCCGAGATCACCTCGCTATGGGTCAGGATCGTGGCTCCCCGCGCCTCGGCATCGCGCGCGTTCAGGATCACCAACCGGCTATCCTCGACCCAGCAGTCGGAATATTCATAGGCCTTGACGAAACGCTCCTGCAGGGGCACGCCCTCGGGCCGTCCGGGCAGGGTCAGGGTCGTCGTCGCGGGCAGGATTTTCCGCCCCCCCAGCGTGTCATACAGGAACAGGCCCAGCCGGATCAGCCAGGCGGGCCTGCGCCCCTTCATCCACGGCATCACCCGCGACAAAAGCCGCGAGGTCGGCGTGTCGCTCTCGAACCGCATGTCGGGGTGATAGGGCAGCACGAAACGCATGGGCCAGCTGATATGGGGCATGGCCCGCAGCAGGGTTTCACGTTCCACCAGCGCCTCGCGCACCAGCCGGAATTCGAAATATTCCAGATACCGCAGCCCACCATGGAACAACTTGGTCGAGGCAGAAGAGGTCGCGCCCGCCAGATCGCCCTTTTCGGCCAGAACCACCGACAGCCCGCGCCCCGCGGCATCCCGCGCGATGCCGCAACCGTTGATGCCGCCGCCGATGATCAGCAGGTCATGCACGTCTACAGCCGATGTGCTTGCCGCGCTCCGCACGTTTCCGCGCCCTCCCCAGGCGTTCTGTCCTTCGCAGCGGCACCCTAGCGAAACCGAAGCCAATCGCGCAATGATTTTTCCCTAAACGGGCACAAATTTTCGTTTTCGGAAAAAACGAAAGCAATTCGGCCAAATGTTTTTGATTTGTTCCAAGTTGCGTGATCGCTATCGCCGGTTATAGGCTGAAAGCGAACATGACGACGGCAGTTTCCCGCGACTCACCGGCGGGACGAAGGGGGATGGTTCATGTCGCAAAGCATGCGGCTGCCCGAGATTCTCAACATCGCCCGCCGCGATGGCCGCGTGACGGTCGAGGGGCTGGCCGCCCATTTCGACGTGACGCTCCAGACCATCCGCCGCGACCTTGCCGAGCTGGCCAACCAGGGCAAGCTCGACCGCGTCCATGGCGGTGCGGTGCTGCAATCGACCATCGCCAATATCGGCTACGAGGATCGGCGCGGCCTGAACGATGCGGCCAAGGCCGCCATCGCCGCACGCTGCGTGCGCGATATCCCCAACGGCTGTTCGCTCTTTCTCAACATCGGCACCACGACCGAGGCGGTGGCCCATGCCCTGATGCACCACCGCGACATCATGGTGCTGACCAACAACATGAATGTCGCCAATATCCTTGTCGAAAACCCCGCCTGCGAGATCATCGTGGTCGGCGGCCTCTTGCGGCGCTCGGACGGGGGGCTGGTGGGCAGCGTCACGACACAGGCCATCGGCCAGTTCAAGTTCGACCTTGCCGTGGTCAGTTGTTCGGCTCTCGACCTCGATGGCGACATGCTCGACTACGACATCCAGGAGGTCGGCGTGAGCCAGGCCATCCTGAAACAGGCGCGGCGCTCGTTCCTTGTGGCCGACCAGTCGAAATTCCAGCGCCGCGCGCCTGCGCGCATCGGATCGCTGTCGCAGATCGACACCTTCTACACCGATGCGCCGCCCCCCGCCGCGCTGCGCGATGCCTGCCGGGGCTGGGGCACGGGGATCGTCACGCCCTGACGCCCGCGCGCAGCACGGCCTGCACGCCCGCCAGCGCCGGGTAAAGCGCACGATAGGCCGCAAGCCTCTGGGCAAGCGCCTCGGCCGCGCCGGGGCTTGGGGTGAACCAATGGCGCACCTCGGGCTTGGTCATCACCTGCGCGGGGTCCACGCCCCCTTCCGCCAGACAGGCCAGCCGCGCCGCCCCCAGCGCCGGGCCCACATCCGCCGCCTCGCTGCGCCCGATCTTGCAGCCGATCACATCGGCGATGGTCTGCACCACGAGATCACTGCGCGTCCCGCCCCCGATGGCCAAGAGGGCCTCGGGCCGCGTTCCCGTCGCCTCCAGCGCCGCCATCGCATCGGCAAAGCTGAAGGCCACGGCCTCGACCACCGCCCGCATCAGGCTGCCATGGGTCGTCGTTTCGCCAAGCAGGGCAAAGCCCGCGCGGATGTCGCTGTCGCCATGCGGCGTGCGCTCGCCGGTCAGGTAGGGCAGGAACAGGGGGCCGGGGGCGGCGCCTTGTGCCTCGGCCAAAAGCTCCACGATCGGTCGGTTCAAAAGCCCCGCAAGCCACGCGAGGGGCCGCGCGCCGTTCAGCATCGCGGCCATCTGGAACCATTGCCCCGGCACCGTATGGGCATAGGCATGGATGCGGCGTTCCAGGTTCGGGCGATGCGCGCCCGTGGTCACGAACAACTGCCCCGATGTGCCGAGCGACAGGAACCCGTCGCCATCCGCGACCGCGCCGATCCCCACGGCGCCCGCCGCCGCATCGCCCGCGCCCACCGCAACCGGGATGCTTGCGGGCAGGCCCAGCTCCTTTGCCACGGCGGCGCGCAACAGGCCTCCGATCTCGCTTCCATGGCGCACCTCGGGCAGCCATGCGGGATCGGTGGCGCTCGCCTTGCACAGAGCCGCGGACCAGCACCGCGCCCCGCTGTCATACCACGCACTGCCCGAGGCATCGGTGGGGTCGGTCACAAGGGTCCCGTGCAGGCGCAGCCCGATGTAATCCTTGGGCAAGAGCACATGGGCAATCCGTGCATGCGCCGCCGGTTCATGGCGCGACAGCCACAGGATCTTGGGCGCGGTGAAGCCGGGCATCGGTGGCACGCCCCCGATCTGTCCCGCCTCTGGCTCGGCATCGAGCATGGCGGCGCATTCGGCCTCGGCGCGGGCATCGTTCCACAAGATCACGGGCCGGATCGGGTGGTGATCGGCATCGAGCACGACCGCGCCATGCATCTGCCCCGACAGCCCTATGGCGCGCACCTGCCCGCGCAGATCGGGCGCGATCCCCCCGATGGCCGCGCAGGTCGCCGCCCACCAGTCCGCGCAATCCTGTTCGCTGGCCCCGTCAAAGGGATGCTGCACCGTCAATCCCGCCGAGGCGCTGGCGACCACCGCGCCCGATGCGTCCATCACGCAGGCTTTCACCGCCGATGTGCCAAGATCTATGCCCAGGTACATGCCATGCCCCTTCGATCCGCTGCCCTGTCCGAAACGCTTCCGTTCCGGCGCGTTTGGCGCAACAAGTATGCATCCCGCGCCGCCGCCACCCAAGGTGCAGCCGCGGGAGAAAGGCAAGAAAAAACTTTACTCGCGTCATGTTTTACGGATTGTGAACCTGGGCCCGCACCCGTCCAAACCGCCGACCCAGCGCGAGAGGGGGCAGATCGTGACTGAAAACAAGATCCGCAACATGGAGGAATTCGCCGCCCTCAGCGGGCTGTCGCGTCCCACGATCTCCAAGTATTTCAACGATCCCGCCAGTGTGCGCGCCCGTACCCGCGAGCGGATCGAGGATGCGCTGACGCGCTATGAATTCCGCCCCAACATCTACGCGATGAACCAGAACCGCAGCCTGACCAAGATCGTGGGCATCGCGGTTCCCTATCTCGCCGACCCTTTCTTTGCCGAAATTGCGCGCACGCTCGAACGGCGCTGCATCGATGCGGGCTTTTCCCCGATCCTCTACAGCGCTCATGGCCAGCAACAGCTGGAAACCGACATCCTGTCGGGCCTTGCCGCGCTGAAACCTGCGGGGGTGTTTCTCGCGCCGCTGGGGCGGCTGTCGGATCGCGGCGCGATCGAACGCTTTTGCCGCGACGTTCCCACCGTGCTTTTTGACAGCAATATCGAGGGGATGGGCGAAGCCTTCGTGGGTTCCGACAATTTCAGCTTCGTCCAGCAGACGGTCGATTACCTTTGCCGCACCGGCGCGCCGCCGTGTTTCTTCGAGATGAAGACACCCGCCAACCCCAATGCCAACAAGCGCCGCAACGCCTATCTCAAGGTGATGAACGACGCGGGCCTCGAGCCGCAGGTGATCCAGATCGAAGGCGAAGGCTGGGGGTTCGAGGAAATCGGCCGCCGTGGCGCACATGAGCTGATCGAGAAACGCGCCCTGCCGACCGACACGATCCTGTGCAGCAACGACCGTCTCGCGATCGGGTTCCTGGCCGGTTGCTACGAACGCGGCCTGCGCGTCGGGCGGGGCGAGGGTTGCGCGCTGCGCGTTGCCTCCCACGATGATCATCCCTTCTCGCGCTTCACCTGTCCGGCGCTGACGACGGCGGCCCATGAATATGAACTCGTGGCCGACAAGTGCATGCAGACCCTGTTTTCGCTGATCGAGGCGGGGGGCCGATTTGCCACGCGTGAGGAAACGCTGATCCCTGCGCGGCTGATTCTGCGGGCCTCGGCCTGAATCCAAGCCATTCTGGCAAATAGTAATTTACGCGCGTAAAGAAAAATCTTGACGCGGGGCAGATACGGCGCATAGCCTTTGCCCACGACACATCCAAACCAGGGAGGATACGGATGTCTTGCATGACCGCGCTTCGCGCGTCCGCTGCCCTTGCGCTCTGCGTTTCCGCAGGTGCCGCCATGGCACAGGACACCACCATCACCATCGCGACCGTGAACAACGGCGACATGATCCGGATGCAGGGGTATACCGACCTCTTCACCGAACAGACCGGCATCAATGTCGAATGGGTGACGCTCGAGGAAAACGTGCTGCGTCAGCGCGTGACCACCGACATCACCACCAATGGCGGCCAGTTCGACATCATGACCATCGGCATGTATGAAACGCCGATCTGGGGTGCGAACGGCTGGCTCGTGCCGCTCGACGGCCTGTCGGAGGCCTATGACGTCGACGACATCCTGCCCGCGATGCGCGGCGGTCTCAGCCATGACGGCACGCTCTATGCCGCGCCCTTCTACGGCGAAAGCTCCATGGTCATGTATCGCACCGACCTGATGGAAGCCGCTGGCCTCGAAATGCCCACAGCCCCCACCTGGGACGATATCCGCGCCGCCGCTGCGGCGATGAACGATCCCGCCAACGAAGTCTACGGCGTCTGCCTGCGCGGCAAGCCGGGCTGGGGCGAGGGCGGGGCCTTCATCACCGTCACCGCCAATTCCTTCGGCGCACGCTGGTTCGACGAGGAATGGAACGCCCAGTTCGATCAGCCCGAGTGGGAAGAGGCGCTGACCTTCTTCGTCGATCTGATGAACAACTACGGCCCGCCCGGCTATGCCACCAACGGCTTCAACGAAAACCTGTCGCTGTTCCAGCAGGGCCGTTGCGGCATGTGGATCGACGCGACCGTCGCCGCATCCTTCGTGACCAACCCCAACGACTCGACCGTCGCCGACAGCGTGGGCTTTGCGCTTGCGCCCGACAATGGCCTGGGCAAGCGGTCCAACTGGCTCTGGGCATGGGCGCTTGCGATCCCCGCCGGCACCCAGCAGGCCGATGCCGCGCTGCAGTTCATCGAATGGGCGACCTCGCGCGAATATATCGAGCTGGTGGCCGAGAACGAAGGCTGGGCAAACGTGCCCCCGGGTGCGCGCACCTCGCTCTACGAGACGCCGGAATACCAGGCCGTGCCCTTCGCGCAGATGACGCTCGACTCGATCCTCGCAGCTGATCCGACCAATCCGACGGTCGATCCGGTGCCCTATGTCGGCATCCAGTTCGTGGCCATCCCCGAATTCGCGGGCATCGCGACCGAGGTCAGCCAGGAATTCGCCGAGGTCTATGCCGGTCAGCAGACCGTGCAGGAGGCGCTCGCCAATGCGCAGGCTCTGACCAACGACGCGATGGAAGCAGCCGGCTACCGCTAAGGCGCGCTTCCTCTCCCCGGTCGGGGGGCGGTCATCCAGATCGCCCCCCGTCTGTCTCTACGTCCTGTCCCTGCCACCGCGCCGTGCGGTATAGCAGCGACCCCGCAACCCCTGTTCCAAAGGTGCGATCATGGCGACCCAGCATGCCCGTTCCGCCGCCCGCCTGATGATGGCCCCGGCCGTCATCCTGCTTCTGGGCTGGATGCTCGTGCCGCTGACCATGACGCTGTGGTTCTCGTTCACGCGCTACCTGCCCATGCGCGGCGACAGCATCGAGAACGGCCTGCCCTGGGTGGGGTTCGAGAATTACGTGCGTTTCTTGGGCTCCAGCTCCTTCTGGCCCAGCGTTCAGGCGACGCTCCTGATCGTGGGGGGCGTTCTGGTCATCACCGTCATCCTCGGCGTGCTTCTGGCGATCTTGCTCGATCAACCCTTCTGGGGGCAGGGGATCGTCCGCATCCTCGTCATCGCACCCTTCTTCGTCATGCCGACCGTCTCCGCGCTGGTGTGGAAGAACATGATGATGGACCCGGTGAACGGGATGCTCGCGCATCTGTGGCGCCTGTTCGGGCTGACGCCTGTTTCCTGGCTTTCGGATGCCTCTGTGCAATCCATCATCCTGATCGTCTCGTGGCAATGGCTCCCCTTTGCCACCCTCATCCTTCTGACCGCGATCCAGTCGCTCGACCGCGAACAGCTCGAGGCCGCCGAGATGGACGGCGCGCCCGTCATGGCCCGGTTCTGGCACATCGTCTTGCCGCATCTGGGCCGCGCCATCACCATCGTCGTGCTGATCCAAACGATCTTTCTTCTGTCGATCTTCGCCGAGATCTTCGTCACCACCGGCGGCTCCTTCGGCACCCGGACGCTGACCTACCTGATCTTCCAGCGCGTCGTGGACAGCCAGAACATCGGGCTGGGGTCGGCGGGCGGCGTCTATGCCATCATCCTTGCCAATATCGTCGCCATCTTCCTGATGCGCATCGTCGGCAAGAACCTGGACCGCTGAGGGGGCATCATGGCACGCGCAGTCACCACCCGCCGCAAGATCGCCACCACGGCGCTGGCTTGGGCCATCGGCCTGCTGATCTTCTTCCCGATCTTCTGGACCATCCTGACGAGCTTCAAGACCGAGGCGCAGGCGATCAACAATCCGCCGCTCTTCTGGGGCTTCGACTTCACGCTCGAAAATTACGCCGTGGTGCAGGAACGCTCCGATTACATGCGGTTCTTGTGGAATTCCGTCATCATCGCTGGCGGCTCCACCTTGCTTGGTATCCTGGTCGCCGTGCCGGCTGCATGGTCCATGGCCTTCGTGCCTTCGCGCCGGACCAAGGACATCTTGCTGTGGATGCTCTCGACCAAGATGCTGCCCGCCGTGGGCGTGCTCTACCCGATCTCGCTGATCTTCGTGGAGCTGGGCCTGCTCGACACGCGCGGCGGTTTGATCGTGGTCCTGATGCTGATCAACCTGCCGATCATCGTCTGGATGCTCTACACCTATTTCCGCGAAATCCCAGCCGAAATCCTCGAGGCCGCGCGGATGGACGGGGCGACCCTCAAGGCCGAAATCCTCTATGTCCTGACGCCCATGGCGATCCCCGGCATCGCCTCCACGGTGCTGTTGAATTTCATCCTCGCCTGGAACGAAGCCTTCTGGACCCTGAACCTGACGGCGGCCAGCGCGGCACCTCTCACCGCCTTCATCGCCAGCTATTCCAGCCCCGAGGGCCTGTTCTTCGCCAAACTCAGCGCGGCCTCGACCATGGCCATCGCGCCGATCCTGATCCTTGGCTGGTTCAGCCAGAAGCAATTGGTCCGGGGGCTCACCTTCGGCGCCGTGAAGTAAGGAAAAAGCGCTCAAGCAGCGAAGCGATAGCGCGAAAGGAAATCCGAAATGGGACGCATCACGCTGGACAAGGTCCGCAAGGCATTCGGCGACGTGGAGGTCATTCCCCCTCTGGACCTGACCATCGAGGACGGGGAATTCGTGGTCTTCGTCGGCCCCTCGGGCTGCGGGAAATCCACCCTCCTGCGGCTCATCGCGGGGCTCGAGGATGTGACGGGCGGCCAGATCCGCATCGACGGCAAGGATGAGACCGCCGTGCCGCCCGCCAAGCGCGGCCTTGCCATGGTGTTCCAATCCTACGCGCTCTACCCCCACATGTCGGTGCGCAAGAACATCGCCTTTCCCCTGCGCATGGCGGGGCTGGACCGCGCGGAACAGGATCGCCGCGTCGCCGCCGCCGCCGAGGTGCTGAACCTCACCGATTATCTCGACCGTCGCCCCGGTCAGCTTTCGGGCGGCCAGCGCCAGCGCGTGGCCATCGGGCGGGCCATCGTGCGCGAACCCTCCGCTTTTCTGTTCGACGAACCGCTCTCCAACCTCGATGCCGCCCTGCGCGTGGGGATGCGGCTTGAAATCTCCGAACTGCACAAGCGGCTCAAGACCACGATGATCTACGTCACCCACGACCAGGTCGAGGCGATGACCATGGCCGACAAGATCGTGGTCCTGCGCGCGGGCCATATCGAACAGGTGGGCAGCCCGCTGGAACTCTACCGCGCGCCCCGCAATCTCTTTGTGGCGGGCTTTATCGGCAGCCCGAAAATGAACCTCATCGACGGCCCCATCGCCGCAGACCATGGGGCCACCACCATCGGCATCCGCCCCGAACACATCTCCGTCTCGACCGAGGCGGGCGCGTGGAAAGGAACCGTGGGCCTGTCGGAACATCTGGGCTCCGACACCTTCTTTCACGTCACCTGCGACGGCATCCCCAGCCCCCTGACCGTCCGCGTCGGGGGGGAGGTCGCGCTCGATTACGGCCAGACGATCTGGCTGTCGCCCGACCCGGCACAGATCCACCGCTTCGACCAGAACGGGTTGCGCATCGCATGACACGCCTTACCGGAAAGACCGCGCTCATCACCGGGGCGGCCCGTGGCATCGGCCGCGCCTTCGCCCAAGCCTATGTGCGCGAAGGCGCGCGCGTGGCCATCGCCGATATCGACATCGCCCGCGCCCGCGAAACGGCAGGCCAGATCGGCCCCGCCGCCATCGCCGTCGAACTGGACGTGACCCGGCAAGACAGCATCAACGCCGCCGTCGCCGAAACCGTCGCCGCGCTCGGACAGATCGACATCCTGATCAACAACGCCGCCATCTTCACCGCCGCCCCCTTGGTCGAGATCGACCGCGCCGATTACGCCCGCACCTTCGACATCAATGTCGCGGGCACGCTCTTCATGATGCAGGCCGTCGCCCGCCACATGATCGAACGCGGCATCAAGGGCCGGATCATCAACATGGCCTCCCAGGCCGGTCGCCGGGGCGAGCCGCTCGTCGCCGTCTATTGCGCGACCAAGGCCGCCGTCATCAGCCTGACCCAATCCGCAGCCCTCAACCTCATCGCGCACGGCATCAACGTGAACGCCATCGCGCCCGGCGTCGTCGACGGCGAACATTGGGACGGGGTCGATGCCTTCTTCGCGAAATACGAAGGCAAGGCGCCCGGCCAGAAAAAGGCCGAGGTGGGCGCAGGCGTCCCCTATGGCCGCATGGGCCGGGCCGAGGATCTGACCGGAATGGCCGTCTTCCTCGCCTCGGACGAGGCCGAATACATCGTGGCCCAATGCTACAACGTCGACGGTGGCCAATGGATGAGCTGATGACCATGAACCGCCCCGTTCCGCTCTCCACCGCCACGCTGGCCGATCTGCCGCAAGACATCCTGCGCCCCGGCTATGACCGCGCGCGGCTCACGCCCGGCATCGTCCATATCGGGCTTGGCAATTTTCACCGCGCCCATCAGGCCTGGTATACCCACCGCCTGATGCAACAGGGCCTGGCGCAGGATTGGGCCATCCTGGGCGCAGGCGTCCGCCCCTATGACGCGGGCATGCGCGACAGGCTTCTGGCGCAGGATTGCCTGACCACGCTGATCGATTTGTCGCCCAAGGGCCGCAGCGCCGAAGTGACCGGCGCGATGATCGACTATCTGCCCATCGCAGAGGGTAATGCCCCCCTCATCGCCGCCATGGCCGATCCCGCGATCCGCATCGTGGCCCTGACCGTGACCGAGGGCGGCTATTTCATCGATGCCTCCGGGGGGTTCGATGCAACCCATCCCGACATCGCCCATGACGTGGCCCATCCGGGCAGCCCCCGCACCGCCTTTGGCGCGATGGTCGCGGCGCTGCGGCTCCGGCGGGCGGCGGGGCAGGGGCCTTTCACGGGCCTTTCGTGCGACAACCTGCGGGGCAATGGCGCGATCTTGCGGCAGGTGGTGACGGGGCTTGCGCGGCTCACCGACCCCGACCTCGCTGATTGGATCGACGCCAACGGCGCCTTTCCCAATTCCATGGTCGATTGCATCGTGCCCGCCACCGGCCCCGCCGAACTTGCGCTGGCCCGCGAGATCGGCATCGCCGATGCCGCCCCCGTGACGCACGAGAATTTCCGCCAATGGGTGATCGAGGATGCGTTTTGCGCAGGCCGCCCCGACTGGGACCGTGTCGGCGCGACCTTCACCCCCGATGTCCATGATTACGAGATGATGAAGATCCGCATCCTGAATGCGGGCCATCAGGTTCTGGCCAATGCAGGTGAGCTGCTCTCCGTGCCCACCATCGCCGATTGCATGGCCCATCCCGCCATCGCCGCCCTGTTCCGTAAGGTGCAGAGCCGCGAAATCCTGCCCCATGTCCATGCCGTGCCGGGGATGACGCCCACCGCCTATCTCGACCTGATCGAGACGCGCTTCGCCAATCCCGCGATCCGCGACACGACGCGGCGCGTGGCCTTCGACGGCTCGTCGCGGCATCCGGGCTTCGTCCTGCCGATCCTGCGCGACGGGCTGGCGGCAGGAACCCCGGTCGACGGCCTCGCGCTGGTCGAGGCGCTCTGGGCGCGCATGTGCGCGGGCACGCGGGAGGATGGCAGCCTGATCGAGGCCAATGATCCCGACTGGTCCCGCCTGGCCGAGATTGCCTCCGCCGCCCGCGCGCGGCCCATGGCATGGCTGGAACAGGGGGCGATCTACGGCGATCTGGCGGCTGTTCCGCGCTTTGCCGATGCTTTCGACCACTGGCTTGGCATGCTTTGGCGCGCGGGTACGGCGGCGACACTGGCCGCCTACACCCAGGCCGACTGAGCGCCGCGCGCAACGCCCCCCCCGTTCATGGGTGTTGCCTGCGCGCAGCGCTTTTGCGCCTTTTTGCTCGCGACGGCACCCATGTGGCGCGTAACGCCCCAACTTTGTCCATAATCGACCCGAAGTGGGGGCCTTCTTCCGCCGTCCGGCGGCCATGAGCCGCCCCCTTGCGTGCCACGAAAGACGGAAAACAGATGTCGAAAACCGGGATCACGGGTCTCAAGGCGGGCACTGTCCTCGCCGCCGCGCTCGCCCTCCAGCTTGCCGCACTGCCCATGGCGCAAGCCCAGGCTCAGGAACAGGATACCGCTGCCATCACGCTGAACGGCGTCACCGTCTATGACGGCACGGCCCTGTTGCTCTTTGCCGCCCGCGTCGCCGCCGAACGTCACGGGACGGTGACCGCCGATCAGATCGCGGCCATCGTGCAAAGCATCTATGCCGAAGATGGCTATTTCCTCGCCGATGTGCGCGCCACGCCCGATGGCCGCGCCATCGTGGTGACCGAAGGCGTCATCGCCTCCGTCAGTGTCGAGGGCACCGACCCCCGCACCTTCGACAGGCTGCGGGGCTATTTCGATCCCCTGATCGGCCAGCCTGCACCCGATATCCACCGTTTCGAACGCGCCGTTCTTCTGGCCGACGATCTCGAAACCATCGCGGTGACCGCCGAGATCGACGCCAGCGACCCCGCCGGGGCGCATGTGCGCCTCGTCGCCATCCCCGAGGCCAGCTCTGCCGGGGCCATCACCCTCGACAACCCGGCGCGCGCCTTCGGCGATGCGCTGACCCTCTCCTTCAATCAGGAATATTACGCGGCCCTCCAACCCGGCGATCTCCTGCGCCTGTCGCTCAGCCATACCGAAGGTTTCGATCCGGAAGACCGCGAAACCATGGGCTCCGTGACCTACCGCGCGCCGGTCGGCAGCGGCGGCGGCTATGTCGAAACCTATCTCGCCAATATCGCCGCCCAGCATGACGCCTTCGGCACGCTGCAACAGACTGACCGCGCCGGCCTGACCGGGATCATCGCCTTTGGCTATCCCGTCCTGCGCAGCATCGACCGCTACGTCTATGGGCTCGTGGAACTGCGCGGTGCCCGGACCGAGGTCGATGTCGGCGCGCGGCGCTTCAATTCCGAGCTTTACGCGCTCTCGGCCTCCTGGATCGACGGTCAGGCCCTGGCCGATGGCGGGGCGCTCGAATATGCGCTCGATCTGACCTACGGGCAGCAGGTTTCGGTTCCCGCCGGTCTGGATGCGGGCGATCTGACCTTCTGGTATCTGCGCGCGGGCCTCGATTTCGAAATCCCGTTGGGCTTCATGCCCGATGCCAGCCTGCGCTTTGACGCCACCGCCCAATTCACCACCGCACGCCTGCCCGCGGCCGAGGAATATGTCCTTGGCGGGCAAGAGGACCTGCGCGGCTTCCCCTTCGCCGAGGCGCAGGGCGACAGCGGCCTGTCCTTCGCGTTGTCGGCAGGGCGCGATTTCCGCCCCGCGACCGGCGCGATCCAGCGCATCCGTCCCTTCGTCTTCGTCGATGCAGGTCGGATCTGGAACAACCAGCCCTCCGCCTCCGAGACCACCGCGATCTCTCTCGCTTCTGCCGGGGCCGGGGTCGAGATGCAGATGGACGGCAATCTCTACCTTCG contains:
- a CDS encoding carbohydrate ABC transporter permease, translating into MARAVTTRRKIATTALAWAIGLLIFFPIFWTILTSFKTEAQAINNPPLFWGFDFTLENYAVVQERSDYMRFLWNSVIIAGGSTLLGILVAVPAAWSMAFVPSRRTKDILLWMLSTKMLPAVGVLYPISLIFVELGLLDTRGGLIVVLMLINLPIIVWMLYTYFREIPAEILEAARMDGATLKAEILYVLTPMAIPGIASTVLLNFILAWNEAFWTLNLTAASAAPLTAFIASYSSPEGLFFAKLSAASTMAIAPILILGWFSQKQLVRGLTFGAVK
- a CDS encoding ABC transporter ATP-binding protein translates to MGRITLDKVRKAFGDVEVIPPLDLTIEDGEFVVFVGPSGCGKSTLLRLIAGLEDVTGGQIRIDGKDETAVPPAKRGLAMVFQSYALYPHMSVRKNIAFPLRMAGLDRAEQDRRVAAAAEVLNLTDYLDRRPGQLSGGQRQRVAIGRAIVREPSAFLFDEPLSNLDAALRVGMRLEISELHKRLKTTMIYVTHDQVEAMTMADKIVVLRAGHIEQVGSPLELYRAPRNLFVAGFIGSPKMNLIDGPIAADHGATTIGIRPEHISVSTEAGAWKGTVGLSEHLGSDTFFHVTCDGIPSPLTVRVGGEVALDYGQTIWLSPDPAQIHRFDQNGLRIA
- a CDS encoding L-iditol 2-dehydrogenase, which codes for MTRLTGKTALITGAARGIGRAFAQAYVREGARVAIADIDIARARETAGQIGPAAIAVELDVTRQDSINAAVAETVAALGQIDILINNAAIFTAAPLVEIDRADYARTFDINVAGTLFMMQAVARHMIERGIKGRIINMASQAGRRGEPLVAVYCATKAAVISLTQSAALNLIAHGINVNAIAPGVVDGEHWDGVDAFFAKYEGKAPGQKKAEVGAGVPYGRMGRAEDLTGMAVFLASDEAEYIVAQCYNVDGGQWMS
- a CDS encoding mannitol dehydrogenase family protein, with protein sequence MNRPVPLSTATLADLPQDILRPGYDRARLTPGIVHIGLGNFHRAHQAWYTHRLMQQGLAQDWAILGAGVRPYDAGMRDRLLAQDCLTTLIDLSPKGRSAEVTGAMIDYLPIAEGNAPLIAAMADPAIRIVALTVTEGGYFIDASGGFDATHPDIAHDVAHPGSPRTAFGAMVAALRLRRAAGQGPFTGLSCDNLRGNGAILRQVVTGLARLTDPDLADWIDANGAFPNSMVDCIVPATGPAELALAREIGIADAAPVTHENFRQWVIEDAFCAGRPDWDRVGATFTPDVHDYEMMKIRILNAGHQVLANAGELLSVPTIADCMAHPAIAALFRKVQSREILPHVHAVPGMTPTAYLDLIETRFANPAIRDTTRRVAFDGSSRHPGFVLPILRDGLAAGTPVDGLALVEALWARMCAGTREDGSLIEANDPDWSRLAEIASAARARPMAWLEQGAIYGDLAAVPRFADAFDHWLGMLWRAGTAATLAAYTQAD
- a CDS encoding ShlB/FhaC/HecB family hemolysin secretion/activation protein; its protein translation is MSKTGITGLKAGTVLAAALALQLAALPMAQAQAQEQDTAAITLNGVTVYDGTALLLFAARVAAERHGTVTADQIAAIVQSIYAEDGYFLADVRATPDGRAIVVTEGVIASVSVEGTDPRTFDRLRGYFDPLIGQPAPDIHRFERAVLLADDLETIAVTAEIDASDPAGAHVRLVAIPEASSAGAITLDNPARAFGDALTLSFNQEYYAALQPGDLLRLSLSHTEGFDPEDRETMGSVTYRAPVGSGGGYVETYLANIAAQHDAFGTLQQTDRAGLTGIIAFGYPVLRSIDRYVYGLVELRGARTEVDVGARRFNSELYALSASWIDGQALADGGALEYALDLTYGQQVSVPAGLDAGDLTFWYLRAGLDFEIPLGFMPDASLRFDATAQFTTARLPAAEEYVLGGQEDLRGFPFAEAQGDSGLSFALSAGRDFRPATGAIQRIRPFVFVDAGRIWNNQPSASETTAISLASAGAGVEMQMDGNLYLRGHMGFPLTDGVTQRTSNPAIYLGLTRSW